A window of Hemiscyllium ocellatum isolate sHemOce1 chromosome 35, sHemOce1.pat.X.cur, whole genome shotgun sequence genomic DNA:
cctccccccccccccctcaccaacccaccctcccctcccagcaacCCCACCTGCCACCTGTCTCACTTCCACCCcaagcggaaagggaaccacctgggtcACTGGCCACAGGAGGCACATGTATAGCAATTGctcttgttcagactttttacagtatactttacccattcaacccagggatttgcatccccgtacccagtttctatttggatagtctgtttcaagtcctttacctctataatttttactactttagggtcatcaggaggggtgaaaggttgtatttCATTATCCAGTAGTTCCGCtcgttttccctgtcctacgctaattcgaaaacaacagcccgagaaatccttcccatttgctttcatttctatcccagaTGTTTCAgttaattgtatctcataggtgccccccccccccgaattgctgcgtgccatgtggttttctttattgttagctttattgggttacactttttatcgggacaatcgcgagctggtgggaagggggtccggtgtactgtgatgagaccattataccaagtaccatccccaaggaCATCCCCATTGGACTTAAGCTGTATCTCAAagctgcggtactgtctctgattatctacatccccacaatttactaagctgcacgcatcagcgtctattacttggAGATTAGTAGACTCAGGAACTGTTAATAATACATATGAAGataatatttgacaaaatcccaatactaagagggctagcatcataactctaagcattcccaATACTCTAAaaatcatgctgaagcacaaaaaagacttaatatacaatcctacagaaataatcccgcgctcgcgtcgccactgtataatcagttactcaaagtctctttagtctgagtttcgGTGGGTCTTGCGTTGAATCGGCTGTCCAGACGTCTTCCTCAACTAGAGAGTTCACTgtccctttgatccgagtgtagtgaatCCAGCCTTTCTCCGTTATTGCTTATTGTCCTTATTGCCGTTTCGGTAGgcaaaagagcctggtacggccctttCCAGTCCAGTTGCAATTTAGTCTCTgcccatgattttactaagacccaatcccctggctggatgggatgaacgtgaattcaaggggcggagtctgtgccaataaaccctgtttcctgaggaaagacaaacaggaaaagcccagtatatacttctttaagaacaaatctttagtttcgggaactggcaattctccattcgttcccagacaaggtaatccaaataagacttcatagggggatagtcccaaatcttttcttggggctgttcgtacttgcaagagagctataggtaaacatttggtccaagggagtctggtttctattatcaatttagagagctgtcgtttgagtgtttggttcattctctcaacccttcctgatgatggtgggtgccatggagtatggaactcccaggaaattcccaaccctttcattgccccctgtaacactttagaggtaaaatgagttccttggtcggaACCTATTCGGTTTACTAGCCCATATCGGGGAATTATGTgctccaatattgttttagacaccccactcTCAGTGGCAGTCACAGCCTGCACACACTCAGGCCATCTCCTGGATACTGGATCCAACAGCTTCAAAATATATGCTACTGActgtttcattcctccccacctctgggttaatactcccTAGGCCGCTCCCTTCTCTACAGtagcaaagaggtggaaaggtttatcGAGGGAAGATAAGGCTAACacgggggcatggatcagatctcttttgagttcCTCAACTAGTTTTTTTTCCTCATCATCCCAACTTAGACATTTTGGTTCCTTCTCtaatagtttgagatataatttcttagtcttttgagcataggaatcaatccacaatctgcaatatcctGTTAGACCCAAAAATTTCCGTAACTCCTGTTTAGTCCTGGGCAGCGGCATCCCCAATATTCCCTCTATCCCTTCCGGGCTTATCTTTCGCTCCACATATTGTAATTTGTTTGTAGATACTCGCAGGCCCTGCTGGCCCAGGAAATTCAAAAATTTGTCAGTGGCTTCTActactctttctcttctctttcctgttactaagaggtcgtctacatactgcaacagggtagtccccttggggctgctaaatatctccaatatttgttctaacatctgtccaaataaatttgGGGATTCTGTAAACGCCTGGGGGAGCACAGGCCACCGTTATTGTTTCCATCCTGTCCtggggtcttcccattcaaaggcgaaCAAATTTGTACTTTCCTCCatcaagggacaagcccaaaaggcatcctttaaatctatcacactaaatcatgtgtggtcatgagggatcttacttaaTAACGTATAGGGGTTTGGCACCACTGGGTGTCTGATCTGTACTATTCCatttaatgttctcaaatcctgcaccaatcgatAAGTTCCATCAGATTTCCGTACAGGTAGAATTGGGGTATTATAAGGAGACATACATGGCTCCAACAatccatctctaatcagtccctcaattactggctaCAGTCCTTGTTTACCTTCGATGaaaatgggatattgtcgctcacagactacgtcccctttcctttttaaatttatttcaaggGGAGGGATTTGTAGTCCTCCACAATTCCCTTCtctagcccatacaatagggtcAATCTCTCTCCTCACGTCCTCTCTGTCCTACATGCTGCCACCTGCCGCTCCAGTTGCTcaatattggttccattcttttcttaactacctcatcaaccgtagctaccatcattttcaccttctgttattgtctctcatcctctctctttacaaacactttctgtacctctcttaacaattcatctgatggtttttcactccacccttctatcttctgtatctttctctgtatgtctggccatgcctttgtcacaaaatatactttcaaaagaccctgtgccactgggtcctcagggatcattccagaatatttccgcattgagtctctcaatctctgcaagaaagctgagggagtTTCATCTTTCTCCTGTCCAACTTGAAAGGCTTTAGTCAAATTCTGCGACTttggaactgcctctcttattccttttggaatcaggtctttcaattccctcatttcttctctatgctccgggttttgattttcccactgggggtctctgaggggaaacttcaactcaccctgtccagcatccccatctccaatcgggtgttccctctcccatattttaatggctgctccttgtataagtcccctttcttccccagtaaatagtatattcaaaatagacattaactcagcctacgtatacagactgggccccaaaaattgatcaatttgttcagacaaccctaccggatcctcaaccaggaccttcatttcttttttaaatgttctgacatCCCCACTGGTAAGGAGGGCACTTACAATTAGTACCTCCCGAAGGGGATAAGTCATTACTTTCTTCCCCttcttttttaagaaatattgcaatatttctagctccccataacttcaaatacaaattcatcaattcatgcttgactaattttaaagcctgttcctaacttgtaaatatatttatatatttaaatatatttatatatttaaataaatatatttatatatttacattaatttattcagtatttaatatttaaaatgtaaaatgcatacattaccaactttgaaatccactataattacccagttttagtcctttaatttaaatccaaacttagttttcttaagtagtcctgaccaatcattgcttAATTACAATACTATAGGTCATGAAATAATCAGAACTGCCTTAAAAGAATCTGTatattcaagtttaaaaaaacaacTTCTAATGCAAgaacaatggccgaatccaaggtcacagatattaaccatagaattttgtttttactacaatctaatgtggaactgaaacttcaactgtcctccataaatcgcttttatgtaaggataaaagaatTAGTTAgtaactgatagtaaggcagtcatgacctgtaaaaagaacaggagttatcatCTTTTTTTTCATAATTTCTGTAGAATCCTTAACATTAAAAGGcatcatgttaagtttccataataaaaatcagattcaaaacaatcctggaactcaggCTCCACCGAATAAAgcgcaaacattcaatcaccaacaaacaaatgtgcattcaaaccaaatcacaaagggttaaactttctaccagctgtacagctcttttcattctctctcacacattgacatataaattcagatatttacaaacccagtcttcgtccgacctgtactttggccagaagacggcgagacaaagaatggattccttagtccatacaaagcaacaatatttaatcatctttttcccttgtacaagtataatttttccaattccacacaTCCTGCCCAatggactttctggaggtatgttgtaagaGACCCCGCCTCTATTTCCATtgcctttttcttcttttgttctcCCGGAGGCTTTTTCCTTATCCACGGCACAAACCAaattgagttccttcgttagtcccttattaactactaaaactcaatcccggccaccaaggcagtacttaaaagtcaattttcttaccttggtctgtgcacagagttgcctggcccctttttGCCGTATTTTCTATCAAactcctttcactgtctgattcagatgtctctcttgtgggattcgttGCAGTCTcccaagggagcggaccaaaccGGGACACGAGACTGCTCCTCAATTGGGAACGGgacgcgtcttcccagtgtccagggccaccACAACCCTCGCCGATAGAAGAACATCTTGGAcagcccccaattgtgagaaacaaagctcactcacgtcaataatttcagtccgagacaagatctgaatcagtagtgtcatttatttcacacttgcaagtgggtgtgatgtccacaaggcagggacaaaaaataccgaattcaacaaatactcaatatttatataatttggtttctttttttaaatttcattgctcctcccctgtttacatcttccacttccctaacAACGACACCCATTACTCcggtttatctcttgccttatccggccttgtctgtgacaaaatgcttatttctggcctcacaaggccatttgacctcatcccgctGTTAGGCacatcctttccttaccattatctactccctccatctgtgcctcccctctcagcatcttatcattaagaccctcttaattggggtttgttcctgtgtttctgtaaaagtggaaaacagatgtttatacctattgtttgtcCAGGCGAATCTATtttaactgcctcccctcacagcatcttatctatttgcctgtaatatctaccattgttttgcagtccgtttcattcttgcatacaattttagctaatacaaaaaaaattatgtatttcctccacatagtttccattcttgtcgTCTCAgttcttggctgaaacaattacacactggtgtgagttcatttattttgtataagtaattataattgcagaagtaacactactttattTATAGATTGTGTGATATAGGTaatgagagaaggcagagtttaacatttcgggtccattgacccttcttcagaatggccCTCAATTCTCTCCCCATTCACAACCCCATCAGTCCTCCTTCAGCTTCTGTGCAATTTCTTTAGAATTAGATTAATTGTCACTTGTTCTCAAGTACAAGAATACAGTGCAAAGTTTGCAATGTCGCTCGTAATGGTAATAATGTGGAGGGAGGGCTCCTAATGGTGCAATCTTAGATAGAAAATTGGAGAAATAAAGGATAAAAAAGTTACATCACCTAACTGATTCATGGAATAAGATAGAAAATAGCACACTCATTGGCCTTAGTGTAGCCCCATCCCCTCTCcttcctgcattttccttccctcaCTGTTCTTTGCCTCTCTTTTACACCATTTCCTCATTCACATTCCACCCCCTTCACTGTTCATCCTGCTGTCTTCACACTTCCCCTGGGGCAGATTTCTCGCTGTTGTGGACAGGCTGTTCCCCTCTGGAaccaagcccttcatcagatagctgtctTTGCTGAGGCTCAAACTCACTCAGCTGCAGGAAGATCTTAAAGCCCAACTTAGCCCCTCCATAACCTATCCTCAGGCCAGTCCCTTGTGAATGGATAGTCATTCCCACCTTTTTTAGATTGAAAGTGAATCAAGTGGAGAATAGGAATTTCAATCTGGGCTCCATCATGGCAGCTTCTCTCTCCatttcacttcctttcaacccTTGTCCCACGTTCTCAGTGTGAAAAATAGGATCTGCAAATATTCTAGGATCTTTTGGAGATtcggtagcatggtggctcagtggttagcactgttgcttcacagcgccaaggacttgggttcaattccagccttgggtgactgtgcagagtttgcacattctccatgtgataatctgggtttcctccaggtgttcaggtttcctcccacagtcaaacgatgtgcaggttaggtgaattggccttacaaaattgtccatagttttcaAGCATGTGTCAGTTTAgtaagaggtaaatgtacagCCATAGGAGGatgggtcggggtggacttgctgggccggagggcctgtttccacactgtcaggattctatgatctatgatccCTGTCCTAATCTATCTGTCTGTGCTTAAAAAAATGACACACAGCCCAAATTCTCAGACAATCAGCAGTACTCTTAGCTGCTGCCAACTCCCAGGCAATTAACCTTATTGAGCCATTAGTCCCTCCACCAAACTTCACGCGTTTACATTTTGCCTGAGTACACTTGTGTTGCAATTAATAGTGTTGTGGTTTCCTGTATCTGCAGGGGACCAGGTCTGTGGAGCAGCCCTTAAAGCTGCTTGTGTGCCTTTCAGGTTACATTATCACATAAGACTCTGCTCACAGAGCACAGGAGTCACCCGATCTGAAGTGGTCAAGAGCACAGGAATCATCCAGTCTGAACTCGACAGGGAACACAGTTCCTTGGAAAAGATTCCTCGTAAATTATTTATTCCAACCTGTTAAAGGAAGCTGCAATGGTCCGTTTCTCAGTGCtggtctctctgtgtggagtGGTCTATGCAGGTTGGTACTGGAGTCAGAGAGCATATTACTGGCTCTTGAGGCAATAACCCTTAATCAGTGGGTAATTGGCTCAAGCAGGTTTGCAGTGTCAGGCTTGGTACTGGGACATTAAACCTCAGTGAGTAATGGTGTTAGAGAGTGCATTCAGTCTCAGGCTGGAGAAAGAGCTCAGCTACAGTTTGACAATCAAGCCATGCATTTGCAACACTGTAACTTCAAAAACATCTCTCTGCAATTAAATCCTTTAAATAGTCTCATCatctcaatgagatcatgctgtaattgaaatgaattgaattgcatGTATTGTTAATtgcaccgaggcacagtgaaaaactctGTCTTgcaagcaatccaggcagatcACGTAGTTAaacagcatagataagtaaataataggtaaacagtggcaaaaacaaaaacacgggcACAGGCAAATGCTACaggtttgagagtccattcattaTTCTGACAACAGTAGGGTTGAAACTGTTTTCAGTGGAATACAAGCCAGGTCTCTGTAACTTGTTCAAAGCTCAGTATCTGTCTGTTTGAGATATACACTTCAACCAATCTATCCTTATGAAGATGCAGTGCCCACAACAGAAAGCAGTTCTCCAGAGTTTTAGACAACAAAAACATACTTTAATAAATACTGTCAGAACTAGTGAGTGTCTGGTTTTATTTACAGGCAGCTCTATATTTTAGGGTTTACTTATGGGAGCTATGTGTCGGGGTTTATTTACAGGGAGCTCTGGGATTAATGTACAGTGGATTCTCTGTCAGAGTTTATTTGCAAGGAGCTCTGCAATGTTTTTGAGGTTCAAGTCCTGATAtcatcctctctctcctcctcctcctctccctgtctcaggCTCTCATTCCCTCCGGTATTTCTACACTGCAATGACCCCAATTCCTGGTTTGCCTGAGTTTCTGGCCGTTGGTTATGTCGATGATATCCCAATTGATTACTACGACAGTGATCTTCGCAAAGTGATCCCTCGGCAACGATGGATGGCAGAGTGTCAGGGCCCTGAGTATTGGGAACAGCAGACTCAGGTCCTGAGGAGCTCTGAGCACATCGGGCTGACCAATATTCAGACAGCCTTAAACCGCACCAACCAGAATGGAGGTGAGACCAACCCTCCATCTGGCTCCATATGTCTGCCTATTACCCACTTCCACACCTGATACCTCAGTTTTCTCTGTTATCACCCATTCTCCCATCTCTTTATTACTCCCAtcctccatgtctctgtagtCTTCCATCCTCTGTGCCCCCATTCCTTGTGTCTGTCTATTCTCTCCAACCCTTGATATCTTTCCATTCTTACTCATTTCTGTTTCATTCCCCCGGAATTTCATCTCTGAATTTGTGGGTAGGTTGGCACTGCTGAGTCACTGTTGTATAAGCTAGCACAGCTACAAATGTCGAGgcgtgatagatggagtttaatctagataaatgtgaggtgctacattttgataGGGCACATcaaggcaggacttgtacaccgtaacagtaaggtcctagggagcgttgctgaagaAAGGGACCTCGAAGTGCAGGcttatagtttcttgaaagtggagtcggaggtagacaggatggtgaggaaggcttttggcacacttgaCTTTACTGGTCAGAagattaagtacaggagttgggatgaatattgtggctatacaagacattggtttggcttcTTTTGGCTTGTTTTAAATGCCCCCCAACATCAGATCTTCTCAATGGTTTGATGTTGATGACACAGgttgacgaaggtcgagcagtggatgtgatgtatgtggacttcagcaatgcACTTGATTAGGTTTCCACGGTAGccttattcataaagtcaggaagtatgggatacagggagatttggctgtctggattcagaattggctggctgacagaaggcagagagtggttgtagatggaaagtattctgcctggaggtcagtggtgagtcgTGTcgcacagggctctgttctttggcctctgctctttgcagtttttataaatgacttggttgaggaggttgaggggtgccttggtaaatttgccgatgacacaaaggttggaggtgtcatcaatAATATtcagggctattgcaggctgcagtgcgacatagacaggatgcagagctgggctgagaaatggcagatggagttcaacttggataaatgcaaagtgatgcattttggaaggtcgaacttgaatgctgaatatgggattcttggcagtgtggaggaagggagggatcttggtgttcaagtgcgtAGATCTGTCAAAGTTGtcatccaagtggatagggttgttaagaaagcatatgttgttttggctttcattaacagggagattgagtttaagagccgcgaggtctacaaaaccctggtgagaccacatttggaatattgtgtccagttctagttgccctattataggaaagatacagagactttggagatggtgcaaaggtttactgcctggactggaggcttgtcttacgaagagaggttgactatgcttggacttttctctctagaAAGCAGAAGGAAAAGAGGTGACccgatcgaggtatacaaggtaatgagaggcatggatagagtcgttagccagagaattttccccaggacaggattcactggcatgaggggtcatagctttaaggtgttaggaggcaAGTATAGAGGAAACATCAGACGTAGATCTTTTcagagagagttgtgaatgcatggaatacattgccagcgtTGGTTGTGGAAGTAgagtcattagagacatttaagcgtctgttggacatgcacatggacagcagtgaatcaaGGGGttcataggttaggttatttttaaattagattagaaataatcctcagcacaacattgtggaccaaagggcctgttctgtgctgcacttttctacgttccatgttctatgttagcAAAGCAAGAAACTCATaattgattgggttttagtatcgtGGGTCATAATTTAAAGTGATTGCTGTTTTgataacaatttgaatttaatctaCCAAAGTCAGATATCCCTTTCATGGCCAAATgttacacattttcaattttccagcacactctgggactgccatctcgCCATATGCACAgctgcttgtaagctctcagttcagaccagcattcactctctctctttcaggcCTTCAGTTTCATAACagtgggtgtgtgtatagaataaCCTGTCAGAGccagaggctggcacaattgcaacatttaaaaggcatatgaaaACGAATGGTtcagaggaatataggccaaatgctggcaaaagggactagattaatttcggttATTTGGTTGGCATGATCTGTTTTCTTGCTTTCTATCTCCATGACTTAGTTATCAATGCTCTAATGATCCTGTGATTCGACAAATAGGGAATACCAAGATTCCTCTGATTGCAAAcattcccctctccctcaccattCAAACAAATTCTGCTTTTCCTATTTTTCAACTAATTTAATGCTTCTCCACATTGCAATGTTCTTGCCCTCTCACATACACGTTTTCTCTATCCCAAACCACCGTCTGTGTCCTCAGGTTTGTCCTGGCTACTGACCCTCATGGCCCTTGCTAGTTACAGCTCACCAATACCAATATGACCAGTTTACACTGACTGTCTGCTTTTGGTCCATTCATCAGTGCTGAATCCCATCAATCACTATTTTCTGGAATAACCTCATatctggcaccttatcaaaacTGATTTCAAATTCCCATATTATACACCAGCTTCACTAGCTCCTCCTTTTATTTACAATATTCATTTTGTCTTTGAGAAGTTGAAGTGGATTGGTCAAAGATGATGTCCCAGTCATAAATGCATGTTAACTCTGTGTAAATAAACTATGAACCTGTTACTTTGTCCCTAATAATAATATGTTTCAGTATTTTGCCTGTGACTGATGTGAGGCTCTCGCTGTGTGGATTCTCCTTCCTTTAAACAGGATTGTTCCGAATGGAACAGGATTGGTCTGTTTCCTTCTTTTCACTATTTGGAGTGTTTGAGAATAGAAGGAACTGGGAAGATGAAAACCTCCCACTTGGCCCTCTCTGCTAACCCAGAGGTCAGGGTAAGTGGGTTCTCTGTGCGATGATCTTTGATTGGCTCTGTGCTTGATTGACAGGGATTCACACGGTCCAGATAATGCATGGTTGTGAGCTCCAAGATGACGGGAAAAGCAATGGATTTCACCAGGAAGCCTGGGATGGCCAGGACTACATCAGCTTTGACAAGGAGCACATGGTGTGGGTTACCCCAGTATCCTGGGGATTGATCACCAAGAACACGTGGGACCAGGATAAAGCCAGGAATCTACAGAGGAAGGCTTACCTGGAGAGAACCTGCATTGAGTGGCTGAAAACATACTTGAAGCAGGGAAAGAGAGAACTAAAacccagtgagtgagtgagggggaaggggttggggagattattgggggagagagagtgagggatgagGGCTGGGTGGAGAGCAGAGTGTCAgaatgtctgagagagagggagtatttttcaattcatttatgggatgtgggcattggtggcttggccagtatttattgctcaagTTCTCGTGTTCCGAATCGCTAGTCCAGTGACGTTATCACTCTATCACTTCCTTAAACACCACATCGGAATGAAAGTGAGGGTATGAGATGAGTGAATGAGGGGAGACTGAGGTTGAGGGGCAACTGAGTACGTAGAGGTGAATTAATAATAAGATAGGGGAGCAGGAGTGAGAGTGAACAACAGGCAATTGAGAGTCATGGAGTCTGAGAAGTGGGAATTGGTGGGAGCAAAGATTGAGATGATAGTCTGTTAGGGAGCAGTGAATGATATTCATTATTTCACCTTTAGATGAAAGGTCTAATCTCCAGATTATTGGGGAGTTTATGATTCCTTGGGTCAGGGTCCAACCCCAGGTTAAAGGGGGATTAAAGATTCCTTCGGATCTGGTTTAAACTCCAATTTGAAAGGATATTTATCAATCCCTGCGTCTTGCTTATGCAACGCTGATCTCTTTCACTTTCTCAGTTGCTCCTCAGATGTTCCTTACTGTGGATACTGCATCAGCAACTGATTCAGCCCAACTGTCCTGTCTCGTGACGGGATTTTACCCTCGCGACATTGAAGTCATTCTTCTAAAAAATGACAGACCAATCGGGGAGACATACTCTACTGGCATTCTGCCCAACCACAATGGTACTTACCAATTCAGGAGGTGGGCAGTAATCAACTTGGAGGACAGAGCCACCTATTCCTGTCAGTATGAACACAGCAGTGAAGGGTTGGAGACCCGACAGTTGGGTAAGAGCAATCGCAACTTTTGGGGATTGGGTATATGTGGATGACTgtaggagacagtgtgtgtctgggACTGTGGCggaggatgggtgtgtgtgtgctagGGACTGCGGGAGACAATGTGTTTGTGTCAGGGTCTttgggatggtgtgtgtcagaGACTATGGGGCTAGTGCCTGATGAGGGACTGGAGTTTCACTGAACTTGAAATACAAGGTTAAAAGGTTTCACACATGCTGCCAATTCTAAACTATGcaccactgtcacactgatcttGTAATTCATCATGTGAATCTGTGGCAGTATAATGGCTCATTCACTCACTACAATCTTTATATTTGTACATCTATATCTATTTTATAAAGCAGTCAATCACTGATTTGTAAGAAATTCCCTTCACTGCAGCTCAATAAAAATGACAAGGATTCTGATCTTTCAAAAGCATCATAGCAGAAACTTCTAAAAATGAAACAGCTGTTTATCTATGAAAAACATATTGC
This region includes:
- the LOC132832407 gene encoding major histocompatibility complex class I-related gene protein-like, with the translated sequence MTPIPGLPEFLAVGYVDDIPIDYYDSDLRKVIPRQRWMAECQGPEYWEQQTQVLRSSEHIGLTNIQTALNRTNQNGGIHTVQIMHGCELQDDGKSNGFHQEAWDGQDYISFDKEHMVWVTPVSWGLITKNTWDQDKARNLQRKAYLERTCIEWLKTYLKQGKRELKPIAPQMFLTVDTASATDSAQLSCLVTGFYPRDIEVILLKNDRPIGETYSTGILPNHNGTYQFRRWAVINLEDRATYSCQYEHSSEGLETRQLVEAFQLSPRSLQGTNDHLNIGIVAAVLVLIGIAVGIVVWRRRGKTAGQDLPLTGGKKKSVYNLANSTDSGESPTTSFSLA